The Leptospira brenneri genomic sequence TACGAATCACTCCACAAACACCTCGTACTTTTATCAATGGCCGAAACGAAACGGTAGAAATTCCATTCTACGAAACTAGTGGAAATCGATTTGAATTATCCGAATCTCCAACTTTATTCATCCAAGGGAAAGTAGGAATACAAGTTGCCATCCACCAAAAATCCAATAATAATCGTTTAGGAATATTCACCTTAGATATGTTAATTGGTGAAAACATTCTACAAGGTTTTCAACTTTCAAAGATTTTAAAAGAACATACTCGTAAAAATGTTTTACTTTATGATAGTTCCGTAAGTAAACCAAATGGAAATCCATTTTCCTATTATCTACATACTCGTGATGGGAATGATTTACTCGGTATGAGAAGTAATGGTCGAGAACAAGGTCTTCTTGATAGCGAACAAATGCGTCTGGGTGAGCCAAAAGAAATTACCATCCGCGCCACAGGAATGGGCGGACAAATGTCTTTTGCATCTTTTTATATTCTAAAAGACCAAGGTGATTACAGCCATATCGTTACCAAAGAGTGGAAATACAATGTTTACTATGATCGTTACACTACATTTAAATCTAAAGATACAAAAGTAGAATTATTTTTCCCTGTAAATGCCGTGTATTCTAAAGCTTTTTTTGAAATCGAAGCCCAAGAACAAATTCAAATTAATACGAAAGGTTTAAACCAACTATCCAGTGTATACAAAATCGGTCCTGATTTTAAAGATTTTAATTTAGGTTATGATCTTTATGTAAAAGTTCCTAAAACGAAAGATATTAATTCGGCAGACTTATATGAAGTGTTAGCCGATGGGAATGTAAAAAAAGTGAATGGATCTTCTTTTAGTTCCTGGGGTCAGTTTTTCAAAGTGAGACTTCGTAAAACAGGACTTTTTGTTGTCTTATCAGACCAAACTCCTCCAGCAATTTACTTACATGAGTTAATGAACAAAACTGTTTATCCAAGAGAAGACTTTGCTTTGTATTTAAAAGCCGTTGATGTGGGATCAGGAATTATGCCAGATGGATTTGATATCACCGTGGATGGAATTCCGGGAAAGGCTGAATATTTTCCAAAAGATGGCCGATTGGAAATTTTTGAACCAGAGATTTTATACGAACCGGGAAAACATACCGTGCTTGCAAGTGTTAGGGATTTTGCAGGAAATTGGAGCTCAACCGTTCGTTACGATTATGAAATCCAAACACCACCGGTCATAGAAGAAAAGAAAAAACCAACTATAGAAAATCAAAACATAGATACTGCAAAAGATAAAAAAAATACAAAAGAAACAAAAACCAAACCATCTTCGCCTAAGGTGCAAAAGGCGGTTAAACCAATTACAATCGCACCCAAGGCAAAGGATAAAAAATCTACATCCCGATAGCAGCACCACCGTCTACACGGAGGTAAGTTCCAGTAATGTAAGATGCATCGTTGCTTAAGAAAAACTTAACTGCCGATGCAATCTCTTCTTGTTTTCCCGGTCGTTTGAGTGGGATCACAGAAGGATCTGTTAACTTGTCTTGCACTTCTTTCGAAAGAGTTCCTGTCATTTCTGTTTGAACGTATCCAGGGCAAACTGCATTCACAAGAACGTTTCTTCCAGAAAATTCACGAGCGGAAACTTTTGTTAAAGCAATCACACCAGCTTTAGAAGTGGAGTAGTTTGCTTGGCCAGGTTGTCCAGTAAGTCCAGAAACTGAAGAGATATTTACAATTCTACCAGAGTCGGATTTAAGAATGAGTTTACTTGCAGATTTAGTCATAAGGAAAACTCCCTTACAATTCACATCCATTACGAAATCGTATTCTTGTTCAGACATACGGATGAGAAGGTTGTCTTTCAAAACCCCTGCGTTGTTTACAAGAAAGTCTAATTTTCCAAACGCTTCTTTTGTTTTGCTGATGGCAGCATCACAATCTTCAGGTTTTGTTACGTTACAAGCAACACCAATTGCCTTAACACCAAATTTTGCTTCCACTTCTCTTGCAGCTTCTTCAATTTTTTCCTGATTCAAGTCAACAAGCACCAAACTTGCACCATGCGATGCGATACGGTTTGCGATTGCTCTTCCCAAACCAATGGGAGAGGCAGCTCCTGTTACCAGTGCTACTTTTCCTTCGAATTCTTTGGACATATGCCCCCCTAGGATTTATTACTAGATTCTAAACTTGAATTTAGAACATCGTTCGGCAATCGTAAAATTCCCAGTTGAAACAGAAGTTTCTAATGAAAGACTGCCCTTATGATCGATCGATACAGCCACCCAGAGATTTCTGCCATCTGGGAATTAGAGAACAAATTTAAGATTTGGACAGATATTGAAATTTATGCCTGCGAAGCTCGTGCCAATCGCGGAGAAGTTCCCAAAGAAGACCTCGAAACCATCAAACAGAAAGCAAAATTCAATGTAGATGAAATTCTAGAAATTGAATCGAAGGTTCACCATGATGTTATTGCCTATTTGACTAACCTAAATTCCTATATTGGACCAGCAGGCCGTCATGTTCACTTTGGACTGACTTCGAGTGACGTAGGAGATACAGCACTTTGTGTACAAATGGTACAAGCAATGGATCTCCTCATCCAAAGAACCGAAACCCTTTTGCAAACGACAAAAGAAAAAGCAAAAGAGTACAAAGACCTTCCTTGTATAGGACGTTCTCATGGTATCCATGCAGAACCAATGACTTTAGGTTTAAAGTTTGCCCTCTTCTATGCAGAGATGACTCGAAACTTAGAACGGATGAAAGATGCTCGTGCTCAAGTTGCCGTAGGTAAATTGTCTGGAGCCGTAGGAACTTATTCCAATATTGATTTAGAAATCGAAGAATATGTTTTAGCCAAACTTGGACTAACTGTGGATCCAATTGCCACACAAGTGATCTCACGTGATCGTCATGCTTTTTATATGTCGGTTCTTGGCGTGGTCGCCGCCAGTTTGGATCGAATGGCAACAGAAATCCGACTTTTGCAAAAAACAGAAGGTCGCGAAGTAGAAGAACCATTTGCAAAAGGTCAAAAAGGATCCTCGGCAATGCCTCACAAACGAAATCCGGTAGTTTGCGAAAGAATTTCTGGAATCTCCAGAGTCATTCGTTCCAACGTCAATGTTGGATTACAAAACGTGGGACTTTGGCATGAAAGAGATATTTCTCACTCTTCTGCCGAACGAATTGTACTTCCCGATTCCACCATTGCCCTCGATTATATTCTAGAAAAAATGAACTTTGTCTTAAAAGGACTTCATGTTTATCCAGATGCCACCGAACGTACATTAAACGTAACGCGCGGACTTATTTTTTCCCAAAAAGTATTGTTATGGCTTATCGAAAAGGGTGGGATTACGAGAGAAGATGCTTACCTGATTGTGCAAGAAAATGCCATGGCAGTTTGGGGAGACCAATCCAAAAATCTTCGTGACCTTTTGAAACAAGATCCAAGGTGTTCTGCGATTCTGAAAGAGAGTGATTTAGATGAAATTTTCCAAATCAAACCTTATCTAGAGCGGATTCCGCTCATCTTCAAACGATTGGGGATTATCGAT encodes the following:
- a CDS encoding glucose 1-dehydrogenase: MSKEFEGKVALVTGAASPIGLGRAIANRIASHGASLVLVDLNQEKIEEAAREVEAKFGVKAIGVACNVTKPEDCDAAISKTKEAFGKLDFLVNNAGVLKDNLLIRMSEQEYDFVMDVNCKGVFLMTKSASKLILKSDSGRIVNISSVSGLTGQPGQANYSTSKAGVIALTKVSAREFSGRNVLVNAVCPGYVQTEMTGTLSKEVQDKLTDPSVIPLKRPGKQEEIASAVKFFLSNDASYITGTYLRVDGGAAIGM
- a CDS encoding M23 family metallopeptidase is translated as MLRSFVLVLIFFFYPISAISVSDFPPGFVLKNPYLWPVKGYDSITGAFGEFRTGHFHMGQDFSTGGRIGIPILAVAKGKVIRVQRRWTSIGYALFLQHDDGMTSRYGHLHKFSQKIIKQILKSKQAKRYKDRTDFDIALPEAVEVEAGETIAFSGDTGVGPPHLHFELFKDNVYYNPMHYGLGYNVAEPIVFNTIRITPQTPRTFINGRNETVEIPFYETSGNRFELSESPTLFIQGKVGIQVAIHQKSNNNRLGIFTLDMLIGENILQGFQLSKILKEHTRKNVLLYDSSVSKPNGNPFSYYLHTRDGNDLLGMRSNGREQGLLDSEQMRLGEPKEITIRATGMGGQMSFASFYILKDQGDYSHIVTKEWKYNVYYDRYTTFKSKDTKVELFFPVNAVYSKAFFEIEAQEQIQINTKGLNQLSSVYKIGPDFKDFNLGYDLYVKVPKTKDINSADLYEVLADGNVKKVNGSSFSSWGQFFKVRLRKTGLFVVLSDQTPPAIYLHELMNKTVYPREDFALYLKAVDVGSGIMPDGFDITVDGIPGKAEYFPKDGRLEIFEPEILYEPGKHTVLASVRDFAGNWSSTVRYDYEIQTPPVIEEKKKPTIENQNIDTAKDKKNTKETKTKPSSPKVQKAVKPITIAPKAKDKKSTSR
- the purB gene encoding adenylosuccinate lyase, whose protein sequence is MIDRYSHPEISAIWELENKFKIWTDIEIYACEARANRGEVPKEDLETIKQKAKFNVDEILEIESKVHHDVIAYLTNLNSYIGPAGRHVHFGLTSSDVGDTALCVQMVQAMDLLIQRTETLLQTTKEKAKEYKDLPCIGRSHGIHAEPMTLGLKFALFYAEMTRNLERMKDARAQVAVGKLSGAVGTYSNIDLEIEEYVLAKLGLTVDPIATQVISRDRHAFYMSVLGVVAASLDRMATEIRLLQKTEGREVEEPFAKGQKGSSAMPHKRNPVVCERISGISRVIRSNVNVGLQNVGLWHERDISHSSAERIVLPDSTIALDYILEKMNFVLKGLHVYPDATERTLNVTRGLIFSQKVLLWLIEKGGITREDAYLIVQENAMAVWGDQSKNLRDLLKQDPRCSAILKESDLDEIFQIKPYLERIPLIFKRLGIID